One window from the genome of Desulfovibrio psychrotolerans encodes:
- a CDS encoding ABC transporter permease, whose translation MPLLSAHYWRQYGLLTLGIAIVAVMSGAALLAPWISPHDPTTLDLNAILQGPSARHPFGTDALGRDVLARMLYGARISLWVGFVAVGISVSIGIALGLVAGFFRGWVDEAIMRLVDIMLCFPSFFLILAVIAFLEPSLNNIMIVIGLTSWMGVARLVRAETLSLRERDFIAAARLAGAGPVRILGLHILPNALAPVLVSATLGIAGAILTESALSFLGLGVQPPMPSWGNILMEGKEVLEIAPWMSLFPGFAILITVLGYNLLGESLRDILDPRLTRS comes from the coding sequence ATGCCCCTGCTCAGCGCGCACTACTGGCGGCAGTACGGCCTGCTCACGCTGGGGATTGCCATTGTGGCCGTCATGTCCGGCGCAGCCCTTCTGGCTCCGTGGATATCACCGCATGATCCCACAACGCTGGATCTCAACGCCATTCTGCAAGGCCCCAGCGCACGCCACCCGTTCGGCACCGATGCATTGGGACGCGATGTCCTCGCCCGCATGCTCTACGGTGCCCGCATCTCGCTATGGGTAGGCTTTGTGGCCGTGGGTATCTCCGTGTCCATAGGCATCGCACTCGGTCTTGTGGCAGGCTTTTTCCGGGGATGGGTGGACGAGGCAATCATGCGCCTGGTAGACATAATGCTCTGCTTTCCATCATTTTTTCTCATCCTTGCCGTCATTGCCTTTCTGGAACCCAGCCTGAATAATATCATGATCGTCATCGGCCTCACCTCATGGATGGGCGTGGCACGCCTTGTGCGCGCAGAAACGCTGAGCCTGAGGGAGAGAGACTTCATCGCCGCCGCCCGTCTTGCCGGGGCCGGACCAGTGCGCATTCTCGGCCTGCACATTCTTCCCAACGCCCTTGCGCCGGTGCTGGTCTCCGCCACGCTCGGCATAGCCGGGGCCATTCTCACCGAATCCGCGCTGAGCTTTCTGGGGCTGGGTGTCCAGCCGCCCATGCCCAGCTGGGGCAACATCCTCATGGAAGGCAAGGAAGTGCTGGAAATAGCCCCGTGGATGTCTCTCTTTCCCGGCTTTGCCATCCTTATCACCGTGCTTGGCTACAACCTGCTGGGCGAAAGCCTGCGCGACATTCTGGACCCCCGGCTCACGCGGTCATGA
- the rnr gene encoding ribonuclease R → MATSKKKNGAELALSHNDILALFKEARRPLKMDDLLRMAGVGKRWKKGLELQLEDLKNQGRVLRLRGGAWGLAEQLKMLTGTLEVQRSGVGFVLPEDRKRGDVFVAPHAMADAMHGDKVVVALLPGGRQGKNVEGRIVRILERAHETMTCRVVRKLGGEGYLCRPTDPRLRISLMVTTDALEEKPGKGELLVVRPEEQVEEGLWSAVALESLGNEEAAGVQERLVKLNNDIPMEFPPSVLQEAAALPAVPSAGDFEGRVDLRHMAFVTIDGATAKDFDDAVYVEAQGDGYRLWVAIADVSHYVRPGSAMDEEAQERANSYYFPQSVEPMFPEALSNGLCSLNPRVPRLAMVAETYFYADGSYGKSKFYAAVIESKARLTYEQVHAALVDRAAEERLMLDPVLPMLEKAEELARLLRAQRTHRGSLDFDLPEAEVAFNVFGEPVDLRRRVRRFSHKIIEEFMIAANEAVARFLTERGEHFLYRSHPDPDGEKLLGLFRTLQRTDMAQHVPETPTPEALQHVLRMAQGTDQEFIVNRLALRTMMQANYTPEHEGHFGLASECYCHFTSPIRRYADLVVHRALKHALKVPGFGPNPTPGQLMQVADHLNARERKAMEAEREILKRLTVLFLRDRIGERYTGIINGVTDFGFWVELEEVMAEGLVRISTVDDDYYGYFPERQELLGERTGRRFRLGQRVNLWLAEVNLSRLEINFTLRDEEDGGKSARQPGKAVDGDGGEEFGAEPQPRKTAGRSRRPDRSDGPSDQAGKTRGRSTGRNGGARGGAGSGTAPKKAGRTGDKPGTRKKTSAGGTGLRKTEK, encoded by the coding sequence ATGGCTACATCAAAAAAGAAGAACGGCGCAGAATTGGCGCTGTCGCACAACGACATTTTGGCGTTGTTCAAAGAGGCACGGCGTCCGCTCAAGATGGATGACCTGCTGCGTATGGCGGGTGTGGGAAAGCGGTGGAAGAAGGGATTGGAGCTGCAACTGGAGGACCTGAAGAATCAGGGCCGGGTGCTGCGCCTGCGCGGCGGCGCGTGGGGGCTTGCGGAGCAGCTTAAGATGCTCACAGGTACGCTGGAGGTGCAGCGTTCCGGGGTGGGATTTGTATTGCCTGAAGACCGGAAACGCGGCGATGTGTTTGTGGCTCCGCACGCCATGGCGGATGCCATGCACGGTGACAAGGTTGTGGTGGCGCTGCTGCCCGGGGGAAGGCAGGGCAAGAACGTGGAAGGGCGCATTGTCCGCATTCTGGAACGTGCCCACGAGACTATGACCTGCCGTGTGGTGCGCAAGCTGGGAGGCGAGGGTTATTTGTGCCGTCCCACAGACCCGCGCCTGCGTATTTCCCTGATGGTGACCACGGACGCACTGGAAGAGAAGCCCGGTAAGGGGGAACTGCTGGTGGTGCGCCCCGAGGAGCAGGTGGAGGAAGGGCTGTGGAGTGCCGTGGCGCTGGAAAGCTTGGGGAATGAAGAGGCTGCGGGCGTGCAGGAGCGGCTGGTCAAACTGAACAATGACATTCCCATGGAGTTTCCCCCTTCTGTGTTGCAGGAGGCGGCGGCGTTGCCTGCTGTGCCCTCCGCCGGGGATTTTGAAGGGCGCGTGGACCTGCGGCATATGGCCTTTGTGACCATTGACGGTGCTACCGCCAAGGACTTTGACGATGCCGTGTATGTGGAGGCGCAGGGCGACGGCTACCGTCTGTGGGTTGCCATTGCGGACGTGAGCCACTATGTGCGGCCCGGTTCCGCCATGGACGAGGAGGCGCAGGAGCGCGCCAACTCATATTATTTTCCGCAATCGGTGGAACCCATGTTCCCCGAGGCGCTTTCTAACGGGTTGTGCAGCCTCAATCCGCGGGTGCCCAGACTTGCCATGGTGGCAGAGACCTATTTCTACGCCGATGGCAGCTACGGGAAGTCTAAGTTCTATGCTGCCGTCATTGAGAGCAAGGCACGGCTGACCTACGAGCAGGTTCATGCGGCGCTGGTGGACAGGGCGGCGGAGGAACGGCTGATGCTGGACCCCGTGCTGCCCATGCTGGAGAAGGCGGAAGAACTGGCGCGGTTGCTGAGAGCGCAGCGCACGCACAGGGGCAGCCTGGACTTTGACCTGCCGGAAGCGGAGGTGGCCTTTAACGTCTTTGGTGAGCCGGTGGATTTGCGCCGCCGTGTGCGGCGTTTTTCGCATAAGATTATCGAAGAGTTCATGATTGCTGCCAACGAAGCGGTGGCACGGTTTCTTACGGAACGTGGCGAGCATTTTCTTTATCGATCCCACCCTGATCCGGACGGGGAAAAACTGCTCGGGCTGTTCCGCACGCTGCAACGCACGGACATGGCTCAGCATGTGCCCGAGACGCCTACGCCCGAAGCCTTGCAGCATGTACTGCGTATGGCACAGGGAACGGATCAGGAGTTCATCGTCAACAGGCTGGCGCTGCGCACCATGATGCAGGCGAATTATACTCCGGAACATGAGGGGCACTTCGGGCTTGCCTCCGAATGTTATTGCCACTTCACATCGCCCATACGGCGGTATGCGGACCTTGTGGTACATCGTGCGCTCAAGCACGCCCTGAAGGTGCCGGGGTTTGGTCCCAATCCCACGCCGGGGCAACTGATGCAGGTGGCGGACCACCTTAACGCCCGCGAACGCAAGGCCATGGAAGCGGAGCGCGAGATTCTGAAGCGGCTTACCGTGCTGTTCCTGCGGGACAGGATTGGAGAGCGCTATACGGGCATTATCAACGGTGTGACCGATTTCGGGTTCTGGGTGGAACTGGAAGAGGTGATGGCTGAAGGGCTGGTGCGCATCTCTACCGTGGACGACGATTATTACGGCTATTTCCCCGAGCGGCAGGAGCTTTTGGGCGAGCGCACAGGGCGGCGGTTCCGTCTGGGGCAGCGAGTGAATCTGTGGCTTGCCGAAGTGAATCTTTCCCGGCTGGAGATCAATTTCACGCTGCGGGATGAGGAAGATGGCGGGAAATCTGCCCGCCAGCCCGGCAAAGCCGTTGACGGGGATGGCGGAGAAGAGTTTGGCGCGGAACCCCAACCCCGCAAGACAGCTGGAAGGAGCAGACGCCCGGACAGGTCGGATGGTCCGAGTGATCAGGCTGGCAAGACGAGAGGCCGCAGTACCGGACGAAACGGTGGGGCCAGGGGTGGAGCCGGTTCCGGCACGGCACCGAAGAAGGCCGGTCGGACAGGAGACAAGCCGGGGACGCGCAAAAAAACGTCTGCCGGAGGAACCGGCCTTCGTAAAACGGAAAAATAA
- a CDS encoding DNA repair protein RecN: protein MLELLRIRHLALIDDMELEFAPGMNVLTGETGAGKSFILKALNFLTGEKMSPDLVRPGSEKAHVEALFALPEGDLVLKRELVAATGRSRLLINDSLGSQDAIRDLRPSLLVHTSQHGQQKLLQPAFQAKILDDYLNRPDLLQQRDTLLRELRDISVRRDALRDRARHLEDKRELLEFQQKEIAKVNPEHGEEETLETKKQELRNQTAVQDAIDSALSLLGAGEGGILDGLGRLERIMENLRRILPGYEEDTEAIIEARQALQDLAMRLRKQPAGDPDEDSLESIEARLYELAQLKRKLKRSLDEIVDLQKEISENLSFLDSCALDLKQLERKESALLDELAATLHQLNPLRREAGNALCAAIVHELKELGFSEHVHVRFDFRPVPLHPGREDCMEDRPTMMWIPNPGQPPQPLDKIASGGELSRFLLAVVGIMNRKETPSLIFDEVDSGVGGLTLNHVANALARLAAQQQVILITHWPQLAARASRHFQVRKEVRQGNTFTFCHALNGLEIRDELSRMAGGGDQGIAMARELLQQR, encoded by the coding sequence ATGCTGGAACTTCTCAGAATACGGCATCTGGCACTTATAGACGACATGGAACTGGAGTTCGCTCCGGGCATGAACGTGCTCACCGGCGAAACCGGAGCAGGAAAAAGCTTTATCCTGAAGGCACTTAACTTCCTCACCGGCGAGAAAATGAGCCCGGACCTCGTACGTCCGGGATCGGAAAAAGCCCACGTGGAAGCGCTCTTCGCCCTGCCGGAAGGCGATCTCGTCCTCAAGCGGGAGCTTGTTGCCGCCACAGGGCGCAGCCGCCTGCTCATCAATGATTCGCTGGGCTCGCAGGACGCCATACGCGACCTGCGCCCTTCCCTGCTTGTGCACACCAGCCAGCACGGGCAGCAAAAGCTCCTGCAACCCGCATTTCAGGCCAAAATTCTTGATGATTATCTGAACAGACCAGACCTGCTGCAACAGCGCGACACCCTGCTCCGGGAACTGCGCGACATCTCCGTCCGGCGCGATGCGTTGCGCGACCGCGCCCGCCACCTTGAAGACAAGCGCGAACTGCTGGAATTCCAGCAGAAGGAAATTGCCAAAGTCAACCCGGAGCACGGCGAAGAAGAGACGCTGGAAACAAAGAAACAGGAACTGCGCAACCAAACCGCCGTTCAGGACGCCATTGATTCGGCTCTCTCTCTGCTCGGGGCGGGAGAAGGCGGCATTCTGGACGGCTTGGGCCGCCTTGAACGGATAATGGAGAACCTGCGCCGCATCCTCCCGGGATACGAAGAAGACACCGAAGCCATAATCGAAGCGCGCCAAGCCCTTCAGGATCTTGCCATGCGCCTTCGCAAACAGCCTGCAGGCGACCCGGACGAGGATTCACTGGAAAGCATAGAGGCGCGCCTGTACGAACTGGCCCAGCTCAAACGCAAACTCAAACGCTCGCTGGATGAGATAGTGGACCTGCAAAAGGAAATCTCAGAAAACCTCTCCTTTCTGGATTCCTGCGCGCTGGACCTGAAACAACTGGAAAGAAAAGAATCCGCCCTGCTTGATGAACTGGCCGCAACGCTGCACCAACTCAACCCGTTGCGGCGCGAAGCAGGCAACGCCCTCTGTGCGGCCATAGTGCACGAACTCAAAGAACTTGGTTTTTCCGAGCATGTGCATGTACGGTTCGACTTCAGGCCCGTCCCCCTGCATCCGGGCAGGGAAGACTGCATGGAAGACCGCCCGACAATGATGTGGATTCCCAACCCCGGCCAGCCGCCGCAACCGCTGGATAAAATCGCCTCCGGCGGCGAACTTTCCCGTTTTCTGCTCGCTGTGGTCGGCATTATGAACCGCAAAGAAACCCCCAGCCTCATCTTCGATGAAGTCGATTCCGGCGTGGGCGGACTCACCCTCAACCACGTGGCCAACGCCCTCGCCCGGCTGGCGGCACAGCAACAGGTCATCCTCATTACGCACTGGCCCCAGCTTGCGGCCCGCGCCTCCCGGCATTTCCAGGTCCGCAAAGAGGTACGTCAGGGCAATACCTTTACCTTCTGCCACGCCCTGAACGGGCTGGAAATCCGCGACGAGCTTTCCCGCATGGCCGGCGGCGGCGACCAAGGCATAGCCATGGCGCGCGAACTGCTCCAGCAGCGGTAA
- a CDS encoding ABC transporter permease, with the protein MARRLLVRAAIKLGWMLLVLWGITVISFWVIHLAPGKPTDMQTSMNPLAGEETRLRLERLYGLDKPLHIQYINWLERIVKLDFGRSMSGDFRPVWDKIKERIPLTVGMNVASLVLTLLIAVPIGVASAYYQGRWFDSISAVFVFIGFAMPGFWLALLMMLYFGIHLQWLPISGLTSLDYHALSPMGKLTDLARHLVMPIFIYTFGSLAGMSRFMRSSMLEVLRQDYILTARAKGLPLRTVIFKHALRNALLPVITILGLSVPGLIGGSVIIESIFALPGLGQLFYGAVMARDYPLIMGNLVLGAVLTLAGNMIADLCYGLADPRIRSTGREA; encoded by the coding sequence ATGGCGCGGCGTCTGCTTGTTCGCGCTGCCATCAAGCTGGGCTGGATGCTGCTGGTGCTTTGGGGGATAACGGTCATCAGCTTCTGGGTCATCCATCTTGCGCCGGGCAAGCCCACGGATATGCAGACCTCCATGAACCCGCTGGCGGGAGAAGAGACGCGCCTGCGCCTTGAGCGCCTGTACGGCTTGGACAAACCCCTGCATATACAATACATCAACTGGCTGGAGCGCATCGTTAAGCTGGACTTCGGGCGCTCCATGTCAGGCGACTTCCGTCCCGTGTGGGACAAGATAAAGGAACGCATTCCCCTCACCGTGGGCATGAACGTTGCCTCGCTTGTGCTCACACTGCTCATCGCCGTGCCCATCGGCGTTGCCTCGGCGTATTATCAGGGGCGCTGGTTCGACTCCATAAGTGCTGTGTTTGTGTTCATCGGCTTTGCCATGCCCGGATTCTGGCTGGCACTGCTCATGATGCTCTACTTCGGCATCCATCTGCAATGGCTTCCCATATCGGGCCTTACTTCATTGGATTACCACGCCCTCAGCCCCATGGGAAAACTGACAGACCTTGCACGGCATCTGGTCATGCCCATTTTCATCTACACCTTCGGCAGCCTTGCGGGCATGTCGCGCTTCATGCGTTCTTCCATGCTTGAAGTGCTGCGGCAGGACTATATCCTCACCGCCCGCGCCAAAGGGCTGCCCCTGCGCACGGTTATTTTCAAACATGCCCTGCGCAACGCGCTTTTGCCGGTCATCACCATCCTCGGTCTTTCTGTGCCGGGGCTCATCGGCGGCTCGGTCATCATCGAATCCATCTTCGCCCTGCCGGGGTTAGGCCAACTGTTCTACGGAGCGGTCATGGCGCGTGATTACCCCCTCATCATGGGCAATCTTGTCCTCGGTGCGGTACTCACACTGGCGGGCAACATGATTGCCGACCTCTGCTACGGGCTTGCAGACCCGCGCATCCGCAGCACGGGAAGGGAAGCCTAA